The genomic interval ATTCGATTACTTCCTAAATTTAATTCTGATAAACTCGTTAAATTACTTAATGGTGTTATATCATTTATTTGATTATGTTATAAATTTAATTTTATTAAATTTGTTAAATTACTTAATGCTGTTATATTACTTATTTCATTAGCCCAAAAACTTAATTTTGTCAGATCTGTCAAATTACTCAATGGTGTTAAATCTCTTATCTCATCTCCATCTAAAGATAATTCTTTAAGATTAGTTAAATTACTGATTGGTGTTAAATCACTTATTTTATCTCCAACTAAAGATAATTTTGTCAGATTTGTCAAATTACTCAATGGTATTAAATCATTTATTTTATAATTATGTAAAACTAATTCTGCATATTAATTGAATCAACAGATGAATTTACCATGATTTCCCATAATAAATTAATTTCTAAAAAAATGTATGAACGTTTCAAATATATATAGATATATTAAAAGTTTTATTTGATATTATAAATAATAAAAACCAACTAAGTATCATTTCTTAGTTGATTTTAAATTTACTAATTATTTTAAATCATCATTCTTTTTAATCTTATTAACTGTTTCTTTTGTTTTATTGACAATATTTTTACCTGTATCATAGATATTTTGTCCTACTTTTTTTATTGACTCAGCTGTATCTGATGCAAATTCTTCTATTTTATCTCTTGTGTTATTGACAATATTTTCACTTTTAATTTTTATTTTATTACCTATATGACTCTTATCCCTTGCGAATTCTTCCATTTTATCACTTGTATTATTGACAAAATTACGACTTCGTTCTTGTATATTTTGTCCGATATCACGCATGTTTTCACTCGTATCACTTGCAAACTCTTCCATTTTATCTCTTGTATTATTGACAAAATTACTACTATCACTCATGTTTTCACTTG from Mycoplasmatota bacterium carries:
- a CDS encoding leucine-rich repeat domain-containing protein codes for the protein MSNLTNLTKLSLVGDKISDLTPISNLTNLKELSLDGDEIRDLTPLSNLTDLTKLSFWANEISNITALSNLTNLIKLNL